A genomic window from Flavobacterium phycosphaerae includes:
- a CDS encoding phosphatase PAP2 family protein yields MLEKIIHLDKELFVFLNGLGSETFDGFWLTITKQFYWAPLFLAIFYLLQKKLGWKNFGIYILFTAVLIFVCDQTANLFKDYFQRLRPCNDEEIKHVIRIIKSSDTFSFFSGHATNSMATTVFTFLILRKHYKHIYLLFLFPLIFAYSRIYLGMHFPGDILTGYAFGAVFGFACYKLYKKFILRTS; encoded by the coding sequence ATGCTTGAAAAAATCATCCATTTAGATAAAGAACTCTTTGTTTTCTTAAACGGATTAGGCTCTGAAACGTTTGATGGTTTTTGGTTAACCATTACAAAACAGTTTTATTGGGCTCCTCTTTTTTTAGCTATTTTCTATTTGCTCCAAAAAAAATTGGGCTGGAAAAACTTTGGTATTTATATTCTCTTTACGGCTGTTTTAATTTTTGTTTGTGATCAAACGGCCAATCTTTTTAAGGATTATTTTCAAAGATTACGCCCTTGTAATGACGAAGAGATTAAGCATGTCATCCGAATTATAAAATCGAGTGACACGTTCAGTTTCTTTTCGGGGCATGCTACCAACTCGATGGCAACAACGGTTTTCACATTTTTAATTTTGAGGAAACACTACAAGCACATTTACTTATTATTCTTGTTTCCGCTGATATTTGCTTATAGCCGAATTTATCTGGGCATGCATTTTCCGGGTGATATATTGACTGGTTATGCTTTTGGTGCCGTTTTTGGATTTGCTTGTTATAAGTTGTATAAAAAATTCATACTTCGTACTTCGTAA
- a CDS encoding O-methyltransferase, with protein MHFLSEELDQYVTNHSENEPDLLVQLNRETHQKILQPRMLSGHFQGRVLSMLSKIIHPTNILEIGTYTGYATLCLAEGLAENGTIDTLDIEEELVDFQRKYFDKSQWGAQITQHLGDALEIIPTLTKKYDLVFIDADKENYINYFHLILPIMNKGGIILSDNVLWSGKVLEEVKPSDITTKIILEYNELLKNDERVETVLLPIRDGLTFSRVR; from the coding sequence ATGCATTTCCTTTCTGAAGAATTAGACCAATATGTTACCAACCATTCCGAAAACGAACCGGATTTATTGGTACAACTGAATAGAGAAACTCATCAAAAAATACTGCAACCTCGCATGCTGAGTGGTCATTTTCAAGGTAGAGTATTGAGTATGCTTTCTAAAATAATCCATCCAACCAACATATTGGAAATTGGGACTTATACAGGTTATGCAACACTATGTTTGGCCGAGGGTTTAGCCGAAAACGGAACGATTGACACTTTGGATATTGAAGAAGAGTTAGTAGATTTTCAGCGAAAATATTTTGATAAAAGTCAGTGGGGAGCCCAAATAACACAACATCTTGGTGATGCTTTGGAGATTATTCCAACCTTGACTAAAAAATACGACTTGGTTTTTATTGATGCGGATAAAGAAAACTACATTAATTATTTTCATTTAATACTCCCTATTATGAACAAAGGAGGCATTATTCTTTCAGATAATGTTTTGTGGAGCGGCAAAGTTTTAGAAGAAGTAAAACCCAGCGACATTACCACCAAAATTATTTTAGAATACAACGAACTATTAAAAAACGACGAAAGAGTAGAAACAGTTTTATTACCAATACGAGATGGTTTGACCTTTTCTAGAGTGAGATAA
- the rlmN gene encoding 23S rRNA (adenine(2503)-C(2))-methyltransferase RlmN, producing the protein MEIEKKDIRSLTKAQLRDFFVANGDKAFRGNQVYEWLWSKASHSFEDMTNVSKETRAMLENNFVINHIKVDTMQRSEDGTVKNAVRLHDGLIVESVLIPTETRTTACVSSQVGCSLDCNFCATARLKRMRNLEPGEIYDQVVAIDRESRLYYNRPLSNIVFMGMGEPLMNYNNVMKAIAMITSEEGLGMSPKRITVSTSGVPKMIKKMADDEVKFKLAVSLHSAVEETRNRIMPFTKNFQLPELKEALQYWYQKTKSKVTYEYVVWKGINDDKASIDALVKFCKYVPCKVNLIEYNPIDDGEFQQAADEAIDNYIKALERNDIVAKVRRSRGKDIDAACGQLANKS; encoded by the coding sequence ATGGAAATTGAGAAAAAAGACATTCGAAGTTTAACCAAAGCACAATTGCGCGATTTTTTTGTGGCCAATGGCGATAAAGCCTTCCGGGGCAATCAAGTCTATGAGTGGTTGTGGAGCAAAGCCTCGCACAGTTTTGAAGACATGACCAATGTGTCTAAAGAAACCCGTGCCATGCTCGAAAATAACTTTGTGATTAATCATATCAAAGTCGATACCATGCAACGCAGCGAGGACGGGACAGTGAAAAATGCAGTTCGTTTGCACGATGGTTTGATAGTGGAAAGTGTTTTGATTCCAACCGAAACCAGAACTACAGCTTGTGTTTCGAGTCAGGTAGGTTGTAGTTTGGATTGTAATTTTTGTGCTACTGCCCGATTAAAAAGAATGCGCAATTTGGAGCCCGGTGAAATCTACGACCAAGTGGTGGCTATCGACAGAGAAAGTCGGTTGTATTATAACCGTCCGCTTTCTAATATTGTTTTTATGGGTATGGGCGAACCGTTGATGAACTATAACAATGTGATGAAAGCCATTGCTATGATTACGTCAGAAGAAGGGTTGGGGATGTCGCCAAAACGCATTACGGTTTCCACTTCAGGTGTTCCCAAAATGATTAAAAAAATGGCCGATGATGAGGTGAAATTCAAATTAGCTGTTTCATTACATTCCGCTGTGGAAGAAACCAGAAACCGAATTATGCCATTCACCAAAAATTTTCAATTGCCCGAATTGAAAGAAGCATTGCAATATTGGTATCAAAAAACCAAAAGTAAAGTAACCTATGAATATGTGGTTTGGAAAGGCATCAATGATGATAAAGCTTCGATTGACGCTTTGGTGAAATTCTGTAAATACGTGCCTTGTAAAGTTAATTTAATTGAATACAATCCGATTGATGACGGCGAATTCCAACAAGCTGCTGATGAAGCTATTGATAATTACATCAAAGCTTTAGAACGAAACGATATAGTGGCTAAAGTAAGGCGAAGTCGCGGAAAAGACATAGATGCTGCCTGCGGCCAATTGGCTAATAAATCATAA
- a CDS encoding polyprenyl synthetase family protein, whose product MNITSQIKKPIQQEMELFEKKFYESMTSKVALLNRITYYIVNRKGKQMRPMFVFLTAKMLSDGHVNERTYRGASVIELIHTATLVHDDVVDDSNRRRGFFSINALWKNKIAVLVGDYLLSKGLLLSIDNGDFDLLRIISVAVREMSEGELLQIEKARRLDIVEEVYYEIIRKKTATLIASCCALGAKSVSKDEVQVEAMRKFGELIGMAFQIKDDLFDYTDDAIGKPTGIDIKEQKMTLPLIYALNNCSTHEKSWCINSIKNHNKDKKRVKEVIQFVKDKNGLRYAEQKMVQFQQEAIQILENFPQSEYREALSLMVNYVIERKK is encoded by the coding sequence ATGAATATCACTTCACAAATAAAAAAACCCATTCAGCAGGAAATGGAACTTTTTGAAAAAAAGTTCTACGAATCCATGACATCAAAGGTAGCTCTCCTCAATCGAATTACCTATTATATTGTCAATCGAAAAGGAAAACAAATGCGACCAATGTTTGTTTTTCTGACGGCTAAAATGCTGTCTGATGGCCATGTCAATGAAAGAACTTATCGTGGTGCCAGTGTTATTGAACTTATTCATACAGCCACTCTAGTTCACGATGATGTGGTGGATGATAGCAACCGTCGCCGAGGATTTTTCTCTATCAATGCTTTGTGGAAAAACAAAATTGCCGTTTTGGTTGGCGATTATTTATTGTCAAAAGGCTTGTTGCTTTCTATTGATAATGGCGATTTTGATTTACTTCGAATCATATCGGTTGCTGTTCGTGAAATGAGTGAAGGCGAATTATTGCAAATCGAAAAAGCCCGTCGGTTAGATATAGTAGAAGAGGTTTATTATGAAATCATTCGGAAAAAGACAGCAACTTTAATTGCTTCTTGTTGTGCACTTGGTGCTAAGTCGGTTTCTAAAGATGAAGTTCAAGTTGAAGCTATGCGTAAATTTGGTGAACTCATCGGAATGGCATTTCAAATCAAAGACGATTTGTTTGATTATACCGATGATGCTATAGGTAAACCAACCGGAATTGATATCAAAGAGCAAAAAATGACACTGCCTTTGATTTACGCCCTTAATAATTGTAGTACTCACGAAAAAAGTTGGTGTATTAATTCAATTAAAAACCACAACAAAGACAAAAAAAGGGTCAAAGAAGTTATTCAATTTGTAAAAGACAAAAACGGTTTGCGTTATGCCGAACAAAAAATGGTGCAGTTCCAACAAGAAGCTATTCAGATCTTAGAAAATTTCCCCCAATCAGAATACAGAGAGGCTCTTTCGCTCATGGTGAATTATGTAATTGAAAGAAAAAAATAA
- a CDS encoding RNA polymerase sigma factor, which produces MKVINLHKDEKELIELAVENNRHAQHQIYSKFAPKMLSVCRQYIKDVHQAEDIMITAFMKVFTGLKNFEHKGSFEGWIRRIMVNECISFIRVDKKVKFIEDENFFEERHNNIESQFSVEEIQFLIDSLPEGYKMIFNLYAIEGFKHQEIASMLGISEGTSKSQLSHARKMLQEHITTRAQRTDAVN; this is translated from the coding sequence TTGAAAGTTATCAATTTACATAAAGATGAAAAGGAATTAATCGAACTGGCTGTCGAAAACAATCGCCATGCACAACATCAGATTTATTCCAAATTCGCACCTAAAATGTTGAGTGTTTGCCGCCAATATATTAAAGATGTGCATCAAGCCGAAGACATAATGATTACAGCTTTTATGAAGGTGTTTACAGGATTGAAAAATTTTGAACACAAAGGAAGCTTTGAAGGTTGGATTCGCCGAATTATGGTTAACGAATGCATTTCGTTTATCAGAGTAGATAAAAAAGTAAAGTTTATCGAAGATGAAAATTTCTTCGAAGAAAGACACAATAATATAGAAAGTCAGTTTTCGGTGGAAGAAATTCAATTTCTGATTGACAGTTTACCTGAAGGCTATAAAATGATTTTCAATTTATATGCTATTGAAGGATTTAAACATCAGGAAATTGCATCTATGCTTGGGATAAGCGAAGGCACTTCAAAATCACAACTATCTCATGCCAGAAAGATGTTGCAGGAGCATATTACCACACGAGCGCAGCGAACTGACGCAGTAAATTAA
- the dnaG gene encoding DNA primase, with the protein MITRETIDKVFETARVEEVIGDFVQLKRAGSNYKGLSPFSDERSPSFMVSPVKQIWKDFSSGKGGSVVTFLMEHEHFTYPEAIRFLANKYNIEIEETEVSQEDKIEANEKESMYLVSEFAKTYFHETLLNSEEGKAIGLSYFKERGFTNETITKFGLGYSPETWDAFTKEALAKGYQLEFLEKVGLTITREDGKHFDRFKGRVMFPIQSLSGRNLGFGGRILTNEKKAAKYLNSPESDIYHKSKVLYGIFHAKQAIAKLNNCYLVEGYTDVIQMHQAGIENVVASSGTALTPDQIRLINRLTKNITVLFDGDAAGLRASIRGIDLILEEGMNVKVCTFPDGDDPDSFARKKSYEDLVFYLENNAKDFIQFKASLLMNEANDDPIKKAELIRDMVVSISKIPDRIKREIYIQETARIMDISEQVLLNTLAQLVQKDISEAGKKLKTEQKAFEVVKHDVEVSRKKLDILSSLEISIISMLVLYGNLETDFENIYINFDEEGNEVEVKEKIKCKISERIFLSLQEDEISFTNPLFQEIYNDLIHNYVNNSGFDIVTYMNTLEEAHSSFISNLIMENERYTLAGWLEKKQVFVKEKESEEVLTNLVTETLISLREYLINKLIVDLMQNYNSEAENDLEEVKATINDYNKLKVSLTNKIGRIRSTYL; encoded by the coding sequence TTGATTACCCGCGAAACCATCGATAAAGTTTTTGAAACCGCCAGAGTGGAAGAAGTCATTGGCGACTTTGTTCAGCTTAAACGTGCCGGAAGCAATTACAAAGGATTGAGCCCATTTTCGGATGAGCGCTCTCCCTCGTTTATGGTATCGCCTGTAAAACAAATTTGGAAAGATTTCAGTTCGGGAAAAGGCGGTAGTGTTGTGACTTTTTTGATGGAGCATGAACATTTCACGTACCCTGAAGCCATTCGGTTTTTGGCCAACAAATACAATATCGAAATTGAAGAAACCGAAGTTTCCCAAGAAGATAAAATCGAGGCCAATGAAAAGGAAAGTATGTATTTGGTTTCTGAATTTGCCAAAACGTATTTTCACGAAACACTTTTAAACTCAGAAGAAGGCAAAGCGATTGGCTTGTCTTATTTTAAAGAAAGAGGATTTACCAATGAAACGATTACTAAATTTGGATTAGGCTATTCGCCCGAAACCTGGGATGCTTTTACCAAAGAAGCTTTAGCAAAAGGATATCAACTAGAATTTTTAGAAAAAGTTGGCTTGACAATTACCAGAGAAGATGGTAAGCATTTTGACCGTTTCAAAGGTAGAGTAATGTTTCCTATTCAAAGTTTATCGGGTCGGAATTTAGGTTTCGGCGGAAGAATTTTGACTAATGAAAAGAAAGCGGCTAAATATTTAAATTCACCGGAAAGCGACATTTACCATAAAAGCAAAGTTCTTTACGGAATTTTTCATGCTAAACAAGCCATTGCTAAGCTTAATAATTGTTATTTAGTAGAAGGTTATACTGATGTGATTCAAATGCATCAGGCGGGTATAGAAAACGTGGTAGCGTCTTCGGGAACCGCTCTGACACCGGATCAAATTCGATTAATTAACCGATTGACCAAAAATATTACCGTTTTGTTTGACGGTGATGCCGCCGGATTGCGAGCTTCCATTCGCGGAATCGATTTGATTTTGGAAGAAGGAATGAATGTAAAAGTCTGTACTTTCCCTGATGGTGATGATCCCGATAGTTTTGCTCGAAAGAAATCTTATGAAGATTTAGTATTTTATTTAGAAAACAATGCTAAAGATTTCATTCAGTTTAAGGCCTCTCTCTTGATGAATGAAGCCAATGATGATCCCATCAAGAAAGCGGAGTTGATTCGCGATATGGTAGTTAGTATTTCGAAGATTCCGGACCGAATCAAAAGAGAAATCTACATTCAGGAAACGGCCCGCATCATGGATATTTCTGAGCAAGTGCTGCTAAATACATTGGCGCAGTTGGTTCAGAAAGATATTTCAGAGGCCGGTAAAAAACTCAAGACCGAACAAAAAGCTTTTGAGGTGGTTAAACATGATGTTGAGGTTTCAAGAAAAAAATTGGACATACTTTCCAGTCTGGAAATCAGCATCATAAGCATGTTGGTTTTGTATGGAAATTTGGAAACTGATTTTGAAAATATCTATATCAATTTTGATGAAGAAGGCAATGAAGTTGAGGTTAAAGAAAAAATAAAATGTAAAATTTCGGAACGAATTTTTTTGAGCCTTCAAGAAGATGAAATAAGCTTTACCAATCCATTATTTCAGGAAATTTACAACGATTTGATTCATAATTATGTCAATAATTCCGGTTTTGATATCGTAACTTATATGAATACTCTAGAAGAGGCTCATTCAAGTTTTATTTCAAATTTAATAATGGAAAATGAGCGTTATACACTTGCGGGCTGGTTAGAAAAAAAGCAGGTTTTTGTTAAAGAAAAAGAGTCCGAAGAAGTGCTTACTAATTTAGTGACCGAAACGTTGATTTCATTACGTGAATACCTAATCAATAAGTTGATAGTTGATTTAATGCAAAATTACAACAGTGAAGCAGAGAATGATTTGGAAGAAGTAAAAGCTACAATCAATGATTATAATAAGCTTAAAGTCAGTCTGACGAATAAAATTGGGAGAATACGTTCTACTTACTTATAA
- a CDS encoding response regulator transcription factor has translation MINVCIADNFPVVHFGMKAYFKDHPEISIVSNVGNFFMVPDALRNKEIDVLIIDLELEGLKSIYEVKSIIRNFPKTKVIVFSSLSEHIYAPNAIKAGCAGYVHKTSKLENLGITIVKVSQGQIILNEEIKRNLALIAKQNKSERLYRKLSNREIEVLRFLSDGKKNNEIAKILALNEKTISTYKLRLLTKLNVTNLVDLVNKAKTLEIV, from the coding sequence ATGATAAATGTATGTATTGCTGATAACTTTCCAGTTGTACACTTTGGAATGAAGGCTTACTTCAAGGATCACCCTGAAATAAGTATTGTATCCAACGTAGGAAATTTTTTTATGGTTCCAGATGCTTTAAGAAACAAAGAAATTGACGTCTTAATCATCGATTTAGAACTTGAAGGACTAAAAAGTATTTACGAAGTCAAGTCAATCATCAGAAATTTTCCAAAAACTAAAGTTATCGTTTTTAGTAGCTTGTCTGAACACATTTACGCCCCTAATGCTATTAAAGCAGGATGTGCAGGATATGTTCATAAGACATCAAAACTTGAGAATTTAGGTATAACCATTGTCAAAGTAAGTCAAGGGCAAATTATCCTGAATGAAGAAATCAAGAGAAACTTAGCACTTATTGCCAAACAAAACAAATCGGAGCGTTTGTACCGAAAACTTTCTAACCGAGAGATTGAAGTTTTGCGTTTCTTGAGTGATGGCAAGAAGAACAACGAAATTGCTAAAATTTTAGCCCTTAACGAAAAAACCATTAGTACCTACAAACTTCGTCTGTTGACCAAGTTAAATGTAACCAACTTGGTTGATCTCGTTAACAAAGCTAAAACTTTGGAAATCGTTTAA
- the nadE gene encoding NAD(+) synthase translates to MTKKSKIKVGEVNTYIVTWLKDYSAKSKTNGFVIGISGGVDSAVTSTLCAQTGLTTLCVEMPIHQDITQVSRAREHIEQLKKRFPNVQHAEADLTAVFETFKSKVPGSNDNTRLDLALANTRARLRMTTLYYFAGIEGLLVAGTGNKVEDFGVGFYTKYGDGGVDLSPIADLMKSDVYALGEYLEIPQSIQNAAPTDGLFGDSRTDEEQIGASYDELEWAMLETENNKKSEDFSGRDKEVFGIYKKLNTINQHKMNPIPVCLIPKKLK, encoded by the coding sequence ATGACTAAAAAAAGTAAAATCAAGGTAGGGGAAGTGAACACCTATATTGTTACATGGTTGAAAGATTATTCAGCCAAATCTAAAACAAATGGATTTGTAATTGGAATATCAGGAGGTGTAGATTCGGCCGTAACCTCCACCCTATGTGCTCAAACGGGTTTAACAACTTTATGTGTTGAAATGCCAATTCATCAAGACATTACCCAAGTGAGCCGTGCCAGAGAACACATTGAGCAATTGAAAAAGCGTTTCCCTAATGTACAGCATGCAGAAGCTGATTTGACAGCCGTTTTTGAAACATTTAAAAGCAAGGTACCCGGGAGCAATGACAACACTAGATTGGATTTAGCGTTGGCAAATACAAGAGCCCGATTGCGAATGACAACTTTGTATTATTTTGCCGGAATCGAAGGTTTATTAGTTGCAGGAACAGGAAATAAAGTTGAGGATTTCGGGGTTGGATTTTATACCAAATATGGTGATGGCGGTGTTGATTTAAGTCCGATTGCCGATTTAATGAAAAGTGACGTGTATGCCTTGGGTGAATATTTGGAAATTCCTCAATCAATTCAAAATGCTGCGCCCACGGATGGTTTATTTGGCGATTCGAGAACAGATGAAGAGCAAATTGGCGCGAGTTATGACGAATTAGAATGGGCTATGTTGGAAACGGAAAACAACAAAAAAAGTGAGGATTTTTCAGGAAGAGACAAAGAAGTGTTTGGTATTTACAAAAAATTAAATACTATAAACCAACATAAAATGAATCCAATTCCTGTATGTTTAATCCCAAAAAAATTGAAATAA
- the gldB gene encoding gliding motility lipoprotein GldB, translated as MKKQILALFLVLAFASCDKKSKVEKAVEQIPVQLKVDRFDKAFFEATPKDLPNLKAEYPFFFPQGVEDKLWIEKMQNKDWRDLYAEVEKKYPDFGKQTNEIEDLFKHFKYYFPETIMPKIYTVIGEMDYNTKAIYANDKLIIALELYLGKDVKFYTFPEYLRQNFEERQMMPDIVSSFAMRKVPPPSDKTLLSSMVYYGKELYLKDIMLPDYTDAEKIGYKPEQITWCKENESYMWRFFIDENLLFDSDSRLPNRFINVAPFSKFYLEIDNESPGRVGQWVGWQIVRSFMENNEVSLQDMLKMDAKQLFEKSKYKPKKNE; from the coding sequence ATGAAGAAACAAATTTTGGCCCTTTTTTTAGTTTTAGCTTTTGCTTCCTGCGATAAGAAATCTAAAGTGGAAAAAGCCGTAGAACAAATTCCCGTACAACTAAAAGTGGATCGATTTGACAAAGCTTTTTTTGAAGCTACACCAAAAGATTTGCCTAATCTGAAAGCCGAGTATCCTTTTTTCTTCCCTCAAGGAGTTGAGGATAAGCTTTGGATAGAAAAAATGCAAAACAAAGACTGGCGAGATTTGTACGCTGAAGTAGAAAAGAAATACCCTGATTTTGGCAAGCAAACCAATGAAATTGAAGACTTGTTCAAACATTTCAAATACTATTTCCCCGAAACAATTATGCCTAAAATTTATACAGTTATAGGTGAAATGGATTATAATACTAAAGCGATATATGCTAACGATAAATTAATCATTGCCTTGGAATTGTATTTAGGAAAAGATGTAAAGTTTTATACTTTCCCGGAATATCTCAGACAAAACTTTGAAGAGCGTCAAATGATGCCTGATATTGTGTCGAGTTTTGCTATGCGAAAAGTGCCGCCTCCAAGTGATAAAACCTTGTTGTCAAGTATGGTTTATTATGGAAAAGAACTTTATTTAAAAGATATAATGTTGCCTGACTATACCGATGCCGAAAAAATTGGGTATAAACCCGAACAAATCACTTGGTGTAAGGAAAACGAAAGCTACATGTGGCGCTTTTTTATAGACGAAAACCTGCTGTTTGATTCCGATTCCAGATTGCCGAATCGCTTTATAAATGTAGCACCCTTTTCTAAATTCTATCTCGAAATTGATAACGAATCTCCGGGTAGAGTCGGGCAATGGGTCGGCTGGCAAATAGTTCGTTCGTTTATGGAAAACAACGAGGTCAGTTTGCAGGATATGTTGAAAATGGACGCCAAACAATTATTTGAAAAATCAAAATACAAACCCAAAAAGAATGAGTAA
- the gldC gene encoding gliding motility protein GldC, which produces MSKTTKSEIKFLVELDENRIPEKLSWTAQDGGVEKEEAKAIMLSIWDSKVQETLRIDLWTKDMPVDEMKKFFHQTLVAMTDTFQRATQDEKMADTMKDFCDYFAEKLELKK; this is translated from the coding sequence ATGAGTAAAACCACAAAATCCGAAATAAAATTCCTTGTTGAATTAGATGAAAACCGCATACCCGAAAAACTTTCCTGGACAGCGCAAGACGGCGGTGTTGAAAAAGAAGAAGCTAAAGCAATAATGCTTTCCATTTGGGACAGTAAAGTGCAAGAAACGCTTCGCATTGATTTGTGGACGAAAGATATGCCGGTTGATGAGATGAAAAAATTCTTCCATCAAACATTGGTCGCGATGACAGATACATTTCAGCGCGCTACCCAAGATGAAAAAATGGCTGACACTATGAAGGATTTCTGCGATTATTTTGCAGAAAAGTTAGAATTAAAGAAATAA
- the yihA gene encoding ribosome biogenesis GTP-binding protein YihA/YsxC: protein MKINSAEFIISNSDVSKCPKDPLPEYAFIGRSNVGKSSLINMLTNHKNLAKTSGKPGKTQLINHFKINLNWFLVDLPGYGYARVSKKTKEVFQQFITDYFEKREQLVCAFVLIDIRLEAQKIDLEFINYLGEIEVPFCIIFTKADKISKTKIDSHIAAYRKALLANNWEEMPQHFVTSALEATGRDQVLSFIDGVNNEMFKSNSL from the coding sequence ATGAAAATCAATTCAGCCGAATTTATCATCAGCAATTCCGATGTGAGTAAATGTCCGAAAGACCCCTTGCCGGAATATGCATTTATTGGTCGTTCCAACGTGGGAAAATCTTCTTTGATTAACATGTTGACAAACCATAAAAATTTGGCCAAAACTTCGGGAAAACCCGGAAAAACACAATTAATAAATCACTTCAAAATAAACTTAAATTGGTTTTTGGTTGATTTACCAGGTTATGGTTATGCCCGTGTTTCTAAGAAAACAAAAGAAGTTTTCCAACAATTCATTACCGATTATTTTGAAAAAAGAGAGCAATTGGTTTGTGCTTTTGTCTTAATTGACATCCGTTTGGAAGCGCAGAAAATTGATTTGGAATTCATTAATTATTTGGGAGAAATAGAAGTGCCTTTTTGCATTATTTTTACCAAAGCAGATAAAATCAGTAAAACTAAAATTGATTCACATATAGCCGCTTACCGCAAAGCCCTTTTGGCAAACAACTGGGAAGAAATGCCCCAACACTTTGTAACTTCGGCACTGGAAGCCACAGGAAGAGACCAAGTGCTCTCCTTCATTGATGGCGTAAATAATGAAATGTTCAAGAGTAATTCATTATAA
- a CDS encoding alpha/beta fold hydrolase, whose product MDGNLKKEGRYSYYEVGEGTPIVVLHGLMGGLSNFSGVADYFSTKGYKVVVPELPIYTQNILKTNVKAFAKYVKDFITFKGYDRVILLGNSLGGHIALYHSKMYPEKVAGLVITGSSGLYESAMGDSYPKRGDYEYIKKKAEAVFYDPKVASKEIVDEVFSVVNDRIKVIKTLTIAKSAIRHNMAKDLPKMHVKTCIIWGKNDQVTPPEVAEEFHKLMPNSELYWIDKCGHAAMMEHPDEFNRLLHEWLKEVHL is encoded by the coding sequence ATGGACGGAAATTTAAAAAAAGAAGGTAGGTATTCTTATTATGAAGTGGGCGAAGGCACGCCAATTGTCGTTTTACACGGTTTGATGGGGGGCTTGAGCAACTTCAGCGGAGTGGCTGATTATTTTTCAACAAAAGGATATAAAGTGGTTGTTCCCGAATTACCGATTTATACCCAAAACATACTAAAAACCAACGTCAAGGCTTTCGCTAAATACGTAAAAGACTTTATCACTTTCAAAGGATATGACCGTGTGATTTTACTTGGCAATTCGCTTGGAGGGCATATCGCTCTGTATCATTCTAAAATGTATCCCGAAAAAGTGGCCGGACTTGTAATTACTGGAAGTTCAGGTCTTTACGAAAGCGCGATGGGTGACAGTTATCCAAAACGTGGCGATTATGAGTACATTAAGAAAAAAGCAGAAGCTGTTTTTTACGACCCAAAAGTAGCCAGTAAAGAAATTGTTGATGAAGTTTTTTCGGTAGTAAACGACAGAATTAAAGTGATTAAAACTTTAACGATTGCAAAAAGCGCAATTCGTCATAACATGGCCAAAGATTTGCCAAAAATGCATGTAAAAACCTGTATTATTTGGGGTAAAAACGACCAGGTTACGCCTCCGGAAGTAGCTGAAGAATTTCACAAATTGATGCCTAATTCTGAATTATACTGGATAGACAAATGTGGACATGCAGCCATGATGGAGCATCCTGACGAGTTTAACCGCTTGTTACACGAATGGCTAAAAGAAGTACACTTATAG
- the mraZ gene encoding division/cell wall cluster transcriptional repressor MraZ, whose product MNSIIGTYECKVDAKGRLMIPSALKKQLANSLQDGFVLKRSVFQPCLELYPMTEWNLMMQKINKLNRFVKKNNDFIRRFTAGVKVVEVDDLGRLLIPKDLVAFGKISKDIVLSSAVNIVEIWDKDLYEKSIAGEDIDFADLAEDVMGNINDDDNGIS is encoded by the coding sequence TTGAACTCCATAATCGGAACATATGAATGCAAAGTTGACGCCAAAGGAAGACTCATGATTCCTTCGGCTTTAAAGAAGCAACTGGCTAATTCTCTTCAAGATGGCTTCGTCTTGAAGCGTTCTGTTTTTCAACCGTGTCTCGAATTATATCCGATGACTGAATGGAATTTGATGATGCAAAAAATCAACAAACTCAACCGATTTGTTAAGAAAAATAACGACTTCATTCGTCGTTTTACGGCTGGTGTGAAAGTGGTAGAAGTAGATGATTTAGGTCGTTTGTTAATTCCAAAAGATTTAGTGGCTTTCGGTAAGATTTCTAAAGACATCGTGCTTTCATCTGCTGTGAACATCGTAGAAATTTGGGATAAAGACTTATATGAAAAATCAATTGCCGGAGAGGATATTGATTTTGCTGATTTGGCCGAAGATGTAATGGGAAATATAAATGATGATGACAATGGAATATCATAA